A genome region from Constrictibacter sp. MBR-5 includes the following:
- the purC gene encoding phosphoribosylaminoimidazolesuccinocarboxamide synthase → MSRRRRIYEGKAKVLFEGPEPGTLIQYFKDDASAFNNQKKGTITGKGVLNNRISEYLMMRLEGMGIPTHFVRRLNMREQLVREVEIIPVEVVIRNVAAGSFAKRFGMAEGAALPRSICEYYYKSDELGDPLVTEEHITAFGWASPQDLDDMFNLALRINDYLSGLFLGAGIRLVDFKVEFGRLYTQDDMRIVLADEISPDNCRLWDTKTNEIMDKDRFRRDLGGVAEAYQEVARRLGILPESGPQEVPSAKMTA, encoded by the coding sequence ATGTCCCGGCGACGACGGATCTACGAAGGCAAGGCGAAGGTTCTCTTCGAGGGACCGGAGCCGGGCACGCTGATCCAGTATTTCAAAGACGACGCCAGCGCCTTCAACAATCAGAAGAAGGGCACGATCACCGGCAAGGGCGTGCTCAACAACCGCATCTCGGAGTATCTGATGATGCGGCTGGAAGGCATGGGCATTCCGACGCATTTCGTGCGCCGCCTGAACATGCGCGAGCAGCTGGTCCGCGAGGTCGAGATCATCCCGGTCGAGGTGGTCATCCGCAACGTCGCCGCGGGCAGCTTCGCCAAGCGCTTCGGCATGGCCGAGGGCGCGGCGCTGCCGCGCTCGATCTGCGAGTACTATTACAAGTCGGACGAGCTCGGCGATCCTCTGGTCACCGAGGAGCACATCACCGCGTTCGGCTGGGCGTCGCCGCAGGACCTGGACGACATGTTCAACCTGGCGCTGCGCATAAACGACTATCTCAGCGGCCTCTTCCTCGGCGCCGGCATCCGGCTCGTCGACTTCAAGGTCGAGTTCGGCCGTCTCTACACCCAGGACGACATGCGCATCGTCCTGGCCGACGAGATCAGCCCCGACAATTGCCGGCTCTGGGATACGAAGACCAACGAGATCATGGACAAGGACCGGTTCCGCCGCGATCTGGGCGGCGTGGCCGAGGCCTACCAGGAAGTGGCGCGCCGCCTCGGCATCCTGCCCGAAAGCGGCCCGCAGGAAGTCCCCAGCGCGAAGATGACGGCTTGA